The Methanofollis sp. genome includes the window AGGTGCCGTGGCCGCGGGCGATGACCAGGTGGGCATCCTTCAGGGCCGCCGCCACATTGTCGGCGAGTTCCTGCGTCCCGGGCGCACCGCCGACGACCGCGATCTCCGGGCAGAGCATCTCCCCCTCGCTGTCCTTCGGGACGATCCTCTCGCAGGCGAGAGACGCCGCCACCGCATGCGGCGGGTGGGCGTGGACGATCGCCTGGTGGGGAGTCAGGCAGTAGACCGCCTGGTGCACCCTGTACTCGCTCGACGCCCCCGGCGGCGCCTCGCCCTCGCAGGGCACCAGCACCAGGTCGCCGGGATCGTCGAGGTACGACCCCGTCCTCGTGATCAGGAAACCGTCCCCCTCTCTCCTGCTCATGTTCCCGAAATTCCCACCGACAAGGCCCTCCGTAAAGAGCCTCTTCC containing:
- a CDS encoding aldolase, with the translated sequence MQDEDCVRIGKRLFTEGLVGGNFGNMSRREGDGFLITRTGSYLDDPGDLVLVPCEGEAPPGASSEYRVHQAVYCLTPHQAIVHAHPPHAVAASLACERIVPKDSEGEMLCPEIAVVGGAPGTQELADNVAAALKDAHLVIARGHGTFAAGKSLDQAYLYTSLAEYSCRVLLYAGLWGKGIL